Proteins found in one Clostridia bacterium genomic segment:
- a CDS encoding cation diffusion facilitator family transporter, translated as MQADNYRKIRKVLWLILFANLGVAAIKIIAGYLINSTSLTADGFHSLTDGSSNIVGLIGIHFASKPVDEDHPYGHRKFETLAGFLISVMLFILAARVISSAFIGFVKPTVPIVTFESIIAITATLAVNIFVSRYEYLQGQKLNSTILTSDSLHTRSDVFISIGVLFTLVCIKLGIPPVIDSIASLAVSGFVLHAACEIFNNTCGVLLDKAAVDPDRIKKIIMDFEQVKDVHKIRSRGCNSEVFVDLHILVDPGINIAESHMLMHSIEKKVCSELSTPLQMIIHIEPFY; from the coding sequence ATGCAAGCTGATAATTATAGAAAGATAAGAAAGGTGCTTTGGCTCATATTGTTTGCAAATCTTGGAGTCGCAGCAATAAAAATAATCGCAGGCTATCTGATAAACAGCACAAGTCTCACAGCTGACGGTTTCCATTCACTTACAGACGGCTCCTCAAACATAGTGGGGCTTATCGGCATACACTTTGCTTCAAAGCCAGTCGATGAAGATCATCCATATGGGCATAGGAAATTTGAAACCTTGGCAGGCTTCCTTATCTCGGTGATGCTTTTTATACTTGCTGCAAGGGTTATATCAAGTGCGTTCATAGGCTTTGTCAAGCCAACGGTGCCTATCGTCACATTTGAAAGTATAATTGCAATCACAGCTACATTGGCAGTGAATATCTTTGTATCCAGATACGAATATCTGCAAGGTCAAAAACTCAACAGCACAATACTGACTTCAGATTCGCTGCATACAAGAAGCGATGTATTTATATCCATAGGCGTATTATTTACTTTAGTCTGCATCAAACTCGGAATCCCGCCAGTTATTGATTCAATTGCTTCGCTGGCAGTGTCAGGCTTTGTACTCCATGCTGCCTGTGAGATTTTCAACAATACCTGCGGGGTACTGCTGGATAAGGCGGCAGTTGATCCGGATAGAATAAAGAAAATAATAATGGACTTCGAGCAGGTGAAGGACGTGCACAAGATAAGGAGCAGAGGCTGTAATAGTGAGGTATTTGTCGACCTCCATATATTGGTCGACCCAGGTATAAACATAGCGGAATCCCATATGCTCATGCACAGCATTGAGAAAAAAGTATGCTCTGAACTTAGTACTCCACTGCAAATGATCATTCATATTGAACCATTTTATTAA
- a CDS encoding DUF5050 domain-containing protein: protein MRRRHIILAVFAAILTLFTVMNGAAINLQADQGDINKVGNTQDNQTNSGYYAKQGEWIYFSNDMDGRRLYKMKTDGSSYMKLNNDLSMDINVIGDWIYYTDIDEDSTMYKIKTDGTGKTRICNDKYVASTYVVGNWIYYTSGAPRPLLYRIGVDGKNKKLLAGKDVTQFVVVGDYIYYDERGKLSKVKTDGTGKKLISQGGIFAYFTVYGDWIYFSSPMEDMKLYKMKTNGTQKTKVYDIHTYYKNISGDWIYFSNFYDGSLNKVKLDGTGMIKLSDDGAASNIHIIDDLIFFREDDVFNRAKTDGTEKQKMKDFLIKTPGDITSELIKDAVNTMGNSNMNLRNDAFIARQGDWEFYQDGSLIYRQKTDGSRKEIIKYVYRINNINVVGNMIYYMAEEKMYRSLNNGSAETKLSEDPARYMYVVGDWIYYVHNTENKLYRMKTDGSGRTLLCTEAVEDINIIADWIYFNNDESSKRGLYKMKLDGTEKSKLSNNFFRKMIIADNSIYYLSDNSNDFNCVYKASLDGKTARKKISTISSWNFTIAGDWVYYTDYDNYNILYKAKTDGSGETKVGDFKAIRTNIIGDWVYFEGFGGMRYGVYKIKPNGTESQILK from the coding sequence TTGAGAAGAAGACATATTATTTTAGCGGTATTCGCTGCTATTCTGACTTTATTCACGGTAATGAACGGCGCAGCCATAAACCTTCAAGCAGACCAAGGGGACATAAATAAGGTCGGCAATACACAAGACAACCAAACGAACTCGGGTTATTATGCAAAGCAAGGGGAATGGATATATTTTTCCAACGATATGGATGGTCGAAGGCTTTATAAGATGAAGACAGATGGAAGCAGTTATATGAAACTAAATAATGACTTGTCAATGGATATAAATGTTATAGGAGATTGGATATATTATACAGATATCGATGAAGATTCAACAATGTACAAAATCAAAACTGACGGCACAGGCAAAACAAGGATATGCAATGATAAATATGTCGCAAGTACGTATGTGGTAGGAAACTGGATTTATTACACTTCGGGTGCCCCTAGACCATTATTATATAGAATCGGTGTCGACGGAAAGAATAAAAAGCTGCTTGCAGGTAAAGATGTCACTCAATTTGTTGTGGTTGGAGATTATATATATTATGATGAGCGGGGAAAGCTCTCCAAAGTTAAAACTGATGGCACCGGCAAGAAATTGATATCTCAGGGTGGTATATTTGCATACTTTACTGTCTATGGAGATTGGATTTATTTTTCTTCTCCCATGGAAGATATGAAATTATATAAGATGAAAACCAATGGAACCCAGAAAACTAAGGTGTATGATATTCATACCTATTACAAAAACATTAGTGGTGATTGGATATACTTCAGCAACTTCTATGATGGCAGCCTCAACAAAGTCAAGCTTGATGGAACAGGAATGATTAAACTAAGTGATGATGGTGCTGCATCCAATATACATATAATCGATGACTTGATTTTCTTTAGGGAAGACGATGTTTTCAATAGAGCCAAGACAGATGGGACAGAAAAGCAAAAGATGAAGGATTTCTTGATAAAAACTCCTGGGGATATCACTTCTGAACTTATAAAAGACGCTGTAAATACCATGGGGAACAGTAATATGAATCTACGGAATGACGCATTTATAGCAAGACAGGGCGATTGGGAGTTTTATCAGGATGGCTCCCTTATATACAGACAAAAGACAGACGGTTCACGGAAAGAAATAATTAAGTACGTTTACAGAATTAATAATATCAATGTAGTTGGCAACATGATATATTATATGGCTGAAGAGAAAATGTACAGAAGCTTGAACAACGGAAGTGCGGAAACCAAGCTCAGCGAAGACCCTGCAAGATATATGTATGTTGTAGGGGATTGGATATACTATGTGCATAATACAGAGAACAAGCTATACAGGATGAAGACAGATGGAAGCGGCAGGACTCTTTTATGCACTGAGGCAGTTGAAGATATCAATATTATTGCGGACTGGATTTACTTCAATAATGATGAAAGCTCAAAACGTGGATTATACAAGATGAAGTTGGATGGCACGGAGAAATCCAAGCTGAGCAACAATTTTTTTAGAAAAATGATAATAGCAGATAACAGCATATATTACTTGAGTGATAATTCAAATGACTTTAACTGTGTTTACAAAGCATCTTTGGATGGCAAAACAGCCAGGAAGAAGATTTCCACAATTAGCAGCTGGAACTTCACTATCGCGGGAGATTGGGTATACTACACCGACTATGATAATTATAATATTCTTTATAAGGCAAAAACTGACGGCAGCGGTGAGACGAAGGTTGGTGATTTCAAAGCAATTAGAACCAATATCATAGGAGACTGGGTATATTTTGAAGGCTTTGGAGGAATGCGATACGGGGTTTACAAAATTAAACCGAACGGAACAGAAAGCCAGATACTAAAATAA
- a CDS encoding cell wall hydrolase: MKKNLKTIICVTIISLLLIGQTIGVFADTYYGLLKFGSRGTSVVQLQQALKTKGYLTGSTDGIYGKMTENAVIKFQQANHLRIDGFAGRETQSKLFTAATAAARGTSYTATDLYWLSRIIHAEAEAEPYTGKVAVGDVILNRVKSSLFPNTIKGVIFEYYKGIPQFSPVADGTIYNTPNADSIKAAKAAMSGTSVVGSATYFFNPDKSEGTWIVENKTLVKRIGDHVFYR; this comes from the coding sequence ATGAAAAAGAATCTTAAGACCATTATCTGTGTTACTATTATTTCTTTGCTTCTTATTGGACAAACTATAGGTGTTTTTGCAGATACCTATTATGGGTTGCTAAAGTTTGGAAGCAGAGGTACATCTGTAGTGCAGTTGCAGCAAGCACTAAAAACCAAAGGATATCTCACGGGATCAACCGATGGGATATATGGTAAAATGACTGAAAATGCAGTAATCAAATTTCAGCAGGCTAATCATCTGAGAATCGACGGTTTTGCAGGCAGAGAAACTCAGTCAAAGCTTTTTACTGCTGCTACAGCTGCTGCAAGAGGGACAAGCTATACAGCAACTGATCTGTATTGGCTGTCAAGAATAATTCATGCAGAAGCAGAAGCCGAGCCTTACACAGGCAAGGTTGCAGTAGGTGATGTAATTTTGAATAGAGTTAAGTCAAGCCTATTCCCAAATACAATTAAAGGCGTAATATTCGAGTATTATAAAGGTATTCCTCAGTTCAGCCCAGTTGCAGATGGTACTATTTATAATACCCCGAATGCAGATAGTATAAAAGCTGCAAAAGCTGCCATGAGTGGTACAAGCGTAGTTGGAAGCGCAACATATTTCTTCAATCCTGACAAGTCAGAAGGTACATGGATTGTTGAAAATAAAACTTTAGTAAAAAGAATTGGTGATCATGTGTTTTACAGATAA
- a CDS encoding TrkH family potassium uptake protein codes for MNFRIVARILGMLLVCEALLMLPSLAVAVYYHGTDIAAFGLSILITGLAGAPLLFLKTGKRSMYARDGFAIVALGWILLSFFGSFPFVISGAIPSFIDSFFETSSGFTTTGASILTQIEGLPQGILFWRSFTHWVGGMGVIVLTLAILPSAGAGAVQMMKAESPGPSPGKIVPRVGETAKILYGIYIVITVVEIILLKIAGLSLFDSAIHTFGTVGTGGFSNMNSSVGSYNNLPVEIIITIFTFICGANFTLYYQMLKGDLKAPFKDEEFRFYSGVVLVSILLITINLYGNVFSDLWESLRHSSFQVVTIISTTGYASTDTEKWGMFSKIILFMLMFVGGCAGSTGGAIKNIRFLLLFKVMKRELLQIIHPKAVYSVRLGSRAVEERTISEVLGFFFMYIIIFIAAVLVVSLDNLDWATTITSVAATLGNVGPGFGAVGAVGNYSSLSNLSKIVLSMCMIIGRLEIYPILLLGIPSFWKRVNI; via the coding sequence GTGAACTTTAGAATAGTAGCAAGAATCCTTGGTATGCTGCTGGTATGCGAAGCATTATTGATGTTGCCTTCGCTTGCAGTTGCAGTATATTATCATGGGACGGATATCGCAGCTTTTGGTCTCAGCATTTTGATAACGGGCTTAGCAGGAGCGCCATTGCTATTTTTAAAAACTGGTAAGAGGAGCATGTATGCCCGTGACGGCTTTGCTATTGTTGCTTTAGGCTGGATACTCCTTTCGTTTTTCGGCTCGTTTCCTTTTGTTATAAGCGGAGCAATACCTTCCTTTATTGACAGCTTTTTTGAAACCAGCTCGGGGTTTACAACCACTGGTGCCAGTATTTTGACTCAGATAGAGGGACTTCCACAGGGAATACTTTTTTGGAGGAGCTTTACTCACTGGGTTGGCGGAATGGGTGTTATAGTGCTGACTTTAGCAATTCTGCCCTCAGCAGGTGCCGGTGCAGTACAGATGATGAAGGCGGAAAGCCCTGGGCCATCTCCAGGTAAAATCGTGCCAAGAGTGGGTGAAACTGCGAAAATCCTATATGGCATATATATAGTAATTACTGTTGTAGAAATCATATTACTGAAAATCGCAGGTTTGTCTCTTTTTGATTCAGCAATTCATACCTTTGGTACTGTTGGTACCGGAGGATTTTCCAATATGAACTCCAGTGTTGGAAGTTATAATAATTTACCAGTAGAGATAATCATAACAATATTCACATTTATTTGCGGTGCGAATTTTACGCTATATTATCAAATGCTTAAGGGTGACCTCAAAGCACCCTTTAAAGATGAGGAATTCCGTTTTTATTCCGGAGTAGTGTTGGTATCGATTCTTTTAATCACAATAAACCTTTATGGGAATGTATTCAGCGACCTATGGGAATCACTGCGGCATTCATCTTTTCAGGTTGTCACCATTATAAGTACAACAGGTTATGCATCAACTGATACTGAAAAGTGGGGAATGTTCAGCAAGATAATTCTTTTCATGCTGATGTTTGTTGGCGGCTGTGCAGGCTCCACAGGCGGCGCTATAAAGAATATCAGGTTCCTGCTGCTCTTTAAGGTTATGAAAAGAGAACTGCTGCAAATAATACATCCTAAGGCAGTTTATTCAGTGAGACTGGGCAGCAGAGCGGTGGAAGAGAGGACAATATCAGAGGTATTGGGATTCTTTTTCATGTACATAATAATATTCATTGCAGCTGTGCTTGTTGTTTCCCTTGATAACCTGGACTGGGCAACAACAATAACTTCTGTGGCAGCAACGCTGGGTAATGTAGGGCCTGGCTTCGGCGCGGTCGGTGCAGTAGGAAATTACTCATCACTGTCAAATCTCAGCAAGATAGTCTTGTCCATGTGTATGATAATCGGGAGACTGGAGATATATCCAATTCTACTTCTTGGGATACCTTCTTTCTGGAAGAGAGTTAATATTTAA
- the trkA gene encoding Trk system potassium transporter TrkA: MKIIIIGAGKVGYSLAESLSKSKHDVIIIDKNLAALSKAEENLEVLCIRGSGVSTNILMEAGIDTTDLLIAVTSSDEVNMVCCLTGKKLGVKQTIARIRDPEYAHELSLLKEELDLDLIINPEQAAAEEIANVLNFPIAINVENFAKGRVKMVEIKATKEMGIIGEPLKDISNKLISAVLIGVVIRDEEVIVPNGDFVIKENDSIYVIGKPSNLYNFCKLADRCPQKIRNVMIAGGGRITIYLAKILTEMDIKVKLIEFDREKCVQLSEMLPEVLVIHGDGTDEELLISENISEMDGFIAMTGMDEENLMSALLAKQNGVKKVIAKVSRVNYVNIIKSLGIDSVISPKLITTNHILKFVRGNNVESLYRIIEGQAEITEIIADSSSTILNTKIKKLGLPKDVIIATIVRKKEVVIPHGNDIIREGDRVIVISKNKDISSLNEVAANSAGGI, translated from the coding sequence ATGAAAATAATTATAATAGGTGCCGGGAAAGTCGGATACAGCCTGGCAGAAAGCTTGTCAAAGAGCAAGCATGATGTGATTATTATTGACAAGAATCTTGCTGCTTTGAGTAAAGCAGAGGAGAACCTTGAGGTGCTTTGCATCAGAGGAAGCGGCGTCAGTACAAATATACTTATGGAAGCTGGAATAGATACTACCGATCTGCTGATTGCTGTTACAAGCAGTGACGAGGTCAACATGGTCTGCTGTCTTACGGGAAAAAAGCTTGGGGTCAAGCAAACAATAGCAAGGATAAGAGACCCAGAATATGCTCATGAGCTTTCCCTTTTAAAGGAGGAGCTTGATTTGGATCTTATTATTAATCCGGAGCAGGCAGCAGCAGAAGAAATTGCAAATGTGCTCAACTTCCCTATCGCTATCAATGTAGAGAACTTTGCCAAGGGAAGAGTAAAAATGGTTGAGATAAAAGCCACAAAGGAAATGGGGATAATTGGTGAACCCTTAAAGGATATCAGCAACAAGCTTATTTCCGCAGTTCTGATTGGGGTTGTAATAAGAGATGAAGAGGTTATTGTCCCTAATGGAGATTTTGTAATTAAGGAAAATGACAGCATATATGTAATAGGCAAGCCGTCCAATCTGTACAATTTCTGCAAGCTGGCAGATAGGTGCCCGCAGAAGATAAGAAACGTAATGATTGCAGGAGGCGGCCGAATTACAATTTACCTTGCAAAGATACTTACAGAAATGGATATTAAGGTAAAGTTGATCGAGTTTGACAGAGAGAAGTGTGTGCAGCTGTCAGAGATGCTGCCGGAGGTACTTGTAATACATGGAGATGGAACTGATGAAGAATTGCTGATATCAGAGAATATCAGTGAGATGGATGGCTTCATTGCTATGACGGGAATGGACGAGGAAAACCTCATGTCAGCACTCCTGGCAAAGCAGAACGGAGTAAAAAAAGTAATTGCAAAAGTCAGCAGGGTAAACTATGTCAACATAATAAAAAGCTTGGGTATTGACAGCGTGATAAGTCCAAAGCTGATTACGACAAATCATATATTAAAATTTGTCCGTGGCAATAATGTCGAATCTCTATACAGAATTATAGAGGGACAGGCTGAAATCACAGAGATAATTGCAGACAGCTCAAGCACGATACTTAATACTAAAATTAAGAAGCTTGGACTGCCAAAAGATGTTATTATAGCGACAATTGTCAGAAAAAAAGAAGTCGTTATACCTCATGGTAATGATATTATCAGAGAGGGTGACAGGGTTATTGTTATTTCGAAGAATAAGGACATTTCCAGCTTGAATGAGGTAGCGGCTAACTCTGCAGGAGGAATATAG
- a CDS encoding iron-sulfur cluster assembly scaffold protein, giving the protein MYNDTVLDHFSDPRNVGTIPDADGTGSSGNASDGDRITIYIKVKGSTLIDVKCKVFGCAAAIAAGSMVTLLAIGKGLEEALEISNEGVAEALGGLPEKKLLCSNVAATALHNAIYDYREKL; this is encoded by the coding sequence ATGTATAACGACACTGTGCTGGACCATTTCTCAGATCCTAGAAATGTCGGGACAATACCTGATGCAGATGGAACCGGCAGCTCTGGCAATGCTTCCGATGGGGATAGGATAACAATTTATATTAAAGTGAAGGGCTCTACACTTATTGACGTAAAATGCAAGGTCTTTGGATGCGCAGCTGCAATAGCAGCAGGCAGTATGGTTACGCTCCTTGCAATTGGCAAAGGTCTGGAGGAAGCTCTGGAGATATCAAACGAAGGTGTAGCAGAGGCTTTGGGTGGCCTGCCGGAAAAGAAACTTTTGTGTTCCAATGTTGCAGCAACTGCGCTGCACAATGCGATATATGACTATAGAGAAAAGCTCTAA
- a CDS encoding ThiF family adenylyltransferase translates to MILTKDQINRYMRHIAMPEISGQGQKKILGSSVVFYCEDYNKESLALYYLAASGVGQIYCRFNDASGWEKLSDNLSDLNSDVKIQLLTEEALQYSEGQSVTGIIAGNPGFVKKTLEGIIKSGYDKNPMPLIVSMHNGWNGLVQTLTSQVNLEEFISVMADYEDCNSCFGNLGCSDNLSAYFSGLMAVIEHLKLTLSLGKPLSNALYYDLSAVEFDFTSSSADLLHKLLSTRVIETDLTPLADARVLIIGCGGLGSTAAFALAALGIGSLGLVDFDTVEISNLNRQIMHSTSRIGMPKVQSAEIFLKQINPDVKLETYNTRIRKGNVNDIISSYDIIIGGLDNLPARYILNDACYAAKKPLIEAGALDISGLATTIIPDEGHCYRCIFPETEDNNSVPSCSETGVLGPVPGIMGIVEAAEAIKLLTGTGKSLKNRILLFDVFETDIYVASHEKNKYCELCGNI, encoded by the coding sequence TTGATACTTACAAAGGACCAGATAAACAGATATATGAGACATATTGCAATGCCCGAAATAAGCGGCCAAGGACAGAAAAAGATTCTTGGTTCCTCGGTGGTTTTCTACTGTGAAGACTATAATAAGGAATCCCTTGCATTATATTACCTTGCAGCCTCAGGAGTGGGGCAAATTTACTGCCGCTTCAACGACGCTTCTGGCTGGGAGAAGCTTTCTGACAATCTATCGGATTTAAATAGTGATGTCAAAATCCAGCTCCTGACTGAAGAGGCTTTACAATACTCAGAGGGACAATCTGTGACTGGTATTATTGCAGGCAATCCGGGTTTTGTTAAGAAAACCTTAGAGGGCATCATAAAATCAGGCTATGATAAAAATCCTATGCCATTGATAGTATCCATGCATAATGGATGGAATGGGCTTGTACAAACTCTCACGAGCCAGGTTAATCTTGAAGAATTCATATCAGTGATGGCAGACTATGAAGATTGCAACAGCTGCTTCGGTAATTTGGGCTGCTCTGATAATCTGTCTGCCTACTTTTCGGGCTTGATGGCTGTTATTGAGCACCTCAAGCTGACTTTATCCCTTGGAAAACCGCTTTCCAACGCACTTTATTATGACCTTTCAGCTGTAGAGTTTGATTTTACCAGCAGCTCAGCTGATTTGCTTCATAAACTGCTGAGTACAAGGGTGATAGAAACCGACCTTACCCCTCTTGCTGATGCGAGGGTATTAATAATCGGCTGCGGCGGATTAGGCTCGACCGCTGCTTTTGCCCTTGCCGCCTTAGGTATAGGCAGCTTGGGGCTTGTAGATTTTGATACAGTCGAAATTAGCAATCTTAACCGACAGATTATGCACTCCACCTCGAGGATTGGCATGCCTAAGGTGCAATCAGCAGAAATATTTCTCAAGCAAATAAATCCCGATGTCAAGCTGGAAACATATAATACAAGGATTCGCAAAGGAAATGTGAATGATATCATTAGTTCATATGATATCATAATCGGAGGCCTTGATAATCTGCCAGCCAGATATATACTGAACGATGCTTGCTATGCTGCAAAGAAACCCTTGATTGAAGCCGGTGCACTTGATATTTCAGGTCTTGCAACAACTATCATTCCTGATGAGGGACACTGCTACCGCTGTATCTTCCCAGAGACTGAAGATAATAATTCAGTGCCTTCCTGCTCCGAAACAGGCGTATTGGGCCCTGTGCCGGGGATAATGGGGATCGTAGAAGCAGCAGAAGCAATAAAACTTCTGACAGGTACCGGAAAGTCACTTAAGAACAGGATACTTCTTTTTGATGTATTTGAAACCGACATTTATGTTGCCTCTCATGAAAAAAATAAATATTGTGAATTATGTGGGAATATATAA
- the cysK gene encoding cysteine synthase A, protein MRKVSKSITELIGNTPLLEIVNYNEQNGVNGKIIAKLEYFNPGGSVKDRIGYAMIKDAEDKGLINKNTVIIEPTSGNTGIALAFVSAAKGYKLILTMPDTMSIERRSLLSALGAELVLTPGAEGMKGAIKKAEELVAETPAAFMPQQFKNPANPEIHRSTTAEEIWRDTDGQVDIFIAGVGTGGTITGVGEALKAKNPNIKIIAVEPDDSPVLSGGNPGPHKLQGIGAGFVPVILNKDVIDEIFRVKNEEAFAAARKLAGTEGLLMGISSGAALHAATEVAKRPENSGKNIIVLLPDTGERYLSTVLFQQL, encoded by the coding sequence ATGAGAAAAGTATCAAAAAGTATTACTGAACTTATAGGTAATACACCACTTCTGGAAATTGTGAATTACAATGAGCAAAATGGCGTCAATGGGAAAATTATTGCCAAGCTCGAATATTTCAATCCTGGAGGAAGCGTCAAGGACAGAATAGGCTATGCAATGATTAAAGACGCTGAAGATAAGGGGCTTATTAATAAGAATACAGTAATAATCGAGCCTACAAGCGGCAATACTGGAATAGCTCTGGCATTTGTTTCGGCAGCAAAGGGGTATAAGCTTATTCTTACTATGCCGGATACAATGAGCATTGAAAGGAGAAGCCTCCTTTCAGCACTTGGAGCAGAGCTGGTCCTTACTCCCGGCGCTGAAGGAATGAAAGGGGCAATAAAGAAAGCTGAAGAACTGGTTGCAGAAACTCCTGCCGCTTTTATGCCACAGCAGTTTAAGAATCCGGCTAACCCGGAGATTCACAGAAGTACAACTGCAGAAGAGATTTGGAGAGATACAGATGGTCAGGTAGATATATTCATCGCCGGAGTTGGTACTGGTGGAACTATCACGGGAGTTGGCGAAGCACTTAAAGCTAAGAACCCGAATATAAAGATTATCGCAGTGGAGCCAGATGACTCTCCTGTATTATCAGGGGGCAACCCGGGTCCTCATAAGCTTCAGGGAATAGGAGCAGGTTTTGTTCCTGTCATACTGAATAAAGACGTTATTGATGAGATTTTCAGAGTGAAAAATGAAGAAGCTTTTGCTGCCGCTAGAAAGCTTGCGGGAACAGAAGGCTTGCTGATGGGTATATCCTCAGGAGCTGCACTGCATGCAGCAACCGAGGTTGCCAAGAGACCTGAAAACTCAGGGAAAAACATTATTGTACTTCTGCCGGATACTGGGGAGCGCTACCTTTCAACAGTTCTGTTTCAGCAGCTGTAA
- a CDS encoding Rrf2 family transcriptional regulator: MKISTKGRYGLRAMVDLAVYSAGDHLSLKSIAERQNVSEGYLEQVFSTLRKAGLINSIKGAQGGYALADRPASITVGAVLRALEGNLSIIDEKSLEEKTNDKIEDCIREKVWNTINSSINDVVDKINLEDLMNEYKKMTNKQADMYYI; encoded by the coding sequence ATGAAGATTTCGACAAAAGGCAGATATGGATTGAGAGCAATGGTTGACCTTGCTGTATATTCGGCAGGAGATCATTTATCCTTGAAAAGCATAGCCGAAAGGCAGAACGTATCTGAAGGTTATCTGGAGCAGGTTTTCTCGACACTGAGAAAAGCAGGATTAATCAATAGCATCAAAGGAGCGCAGGGTGGGTATGCATTAGCGGATAGACCTGCAAGCATTACCGTTGGTGCGGTGTTAAGGGCTCTGGAGGGGAATCTTTCTATAATAGATGAGAAAAGCTTGGAGGAAAAAACCAACGATAAAATTGAAGACTGTATAAGGGAAAAGGTTTGGAACACAATAAATTCCAGTATCAATGACGTAGTAGATAAGATCAATTTGGAAGATTTGATGAATGAATATAAAAAGATGACAAACAAACAAGCTGATATGTATTACATATAA